The genomic interval CCTGCATAAAATCTACACCCTGCCCTAATTGCTCCATATGCACATGCTTCATTACCTTGCCAAAATACCATTCTAGAATTAGGCATTTTCTACACCTGCCTTCTCTTTGACCTCTACTATATTTATTACAAAATCAGGGCACAGATTTTCGCACATAAGACAGCCTATGCATGTAGTATGATCTGGCACTGCTGGTTTATTCAATTCACCTCTTATTATAGTTTTAGTTGGGCAGATGTGATAACATATACCACACGCTTTGCACCATTCGTACTTAATTTCTACCCTGAACTGCCTTTTCGTCATTAAAACACCTCCAGTTTTTAACCAAATATCGCCAAAAACACACCAGCTGCTACGGCTGAACCTATAACTCCAGCAACGTTTGGTGACATGGCATGCATGAGGATGAAATTTGTCGGATCTTCTTCCTGAGCAAGTTTCTGAGCAACTCTCGCGGAATCAGGTACAGCGGAAACTCCAGCCGCTCCTATCAAAGGATTAACTTTATCTTTCAAAAACAAATTCATCAACTTAGCAAACAATATACCTGAAGCTAAGGCTGAAACAAAAGCAAACGCACCCATTCCAAAAACAAGCAATGATTGTGGTTTTAAGAATATGTCTGCTCTTGCTGAAGCACCTACAGAAAGGCACAATAAAATTGTTGTTGTGTCAAGTATATACTTACTCGCAGCCTCCACTAATCTTTTAACATTTCCTACTTCTCTTAGCAGATTTCCAAACATAAGTGGACCCACGAGTGTTAAAGATTGGGGAACAATAAGAGCAGTCACAAGTGTAGTTACAAGCGAAAATACTATTTTTTCTGTCTTAGAAACTTTCCTTGGTGGTTTCATTCTTATCAAGCGCTCTTTTTTTGTCGTAAGAAGCTTAGAAACGGGAGGTTGTAAAATTGGTATAAGTGCAATGTAAGAGTATGCAGCTATCGCAATTATAGAAAGAAGTTCAGGAGAAAATTTTGTTGCTACGTATATGGAAGTTGGACCATCCGCTCCACCAATTATACCTATCGAAGCAGCTTGTTTGAAAGTGAATCCAAAAAACCTTGAAAGTATAAACGTTAAAAATATACCTATCTGCGCCGCACCACCAAGAAATATTGTAATCGGATATGAAATCATGAAAGAAAAGTCTGTTAAAGCACCTATACCGAGAAAAATTAATGGAGGATACACACCAAAATCCAAGCCTTTTTTGATGTAGTACATAAATCCGCCCGGTATAAATCGACCATCAGGAAATGTCTGTGGAGGATTTAAGATTCCAGTAGATAATGGGGGAATATTTGAAAGAACAATACCAAAAGCTATTGGTATAAGAAGTAACGGTTCAGCGTCTTTTTTAACAGCAACATATATCAAAATACC from Fervidobacterium sp. carries:
- a CDS encoding 4Fe-4S binding protein; amino-acid sequence: MTKRQFRVEIKYEWCKACGICYHICPTKTIIRGELNKPAVPDHTTCIGCLMCENLCPDFVINIVEVKEKAGVENA
- a CDS encoding sodium ion-translocating decarboxylase subunit beta yields the protein MLHQFLLFFEKMAFAQMTLGNFVMLAIAGILIYVAVKKDAEPLLLIPIAFGIVLSNIPPLSTGILNPPQTFPDGRFIPGGFMYYIKKGLDFGVYPPLIFLGIGALTDFSFMISYPITIFLGGAAQIGIFLTFILSRFFGFTFKQAASIGIIGGADGPTSIYVATKFSPELLSIIAIAAYSYIALIPILQPPVSKLLTTKKERLIRMKPPRKVSKTEKIVFSLVTTLVTALIVPQSLTLVGPLMFGNLLREVGNVKRLVEAASKYILDTTTILLCLSVGASARADIFLKPQSLLVFGMGAFAFVSALASGILFAKLMNLFLKDKVNPLIGAAGVSAVPDSARVAQKLAQEEDPTNFILMHAMSPNVAGVIGSAVAAGVFLAIFG